One part of the Sarcophilus harrisii chromosome 5, mSarHar1.11, whole genome shotgun sequence genome encodes these proteins:
- the C5H12orf57 gene encoding protein C10, whose product MASGPAQAAALSAEQAKVVLAEVIQAFAAPENAVRMEEARDNACNDMGKMLQFVLPVATQIQQEVLKAYGFSCDGEGVLKFARLVKSYEAQDPEIASLSGKLKALFLPPMTLPPHGPGLGGSVAAS is encoded by the exons ATGGCGTCGGGTCCCGCGCAAGCCGCGGCCTTGAGCGCCGAGCAGGCTAAGG TGGTCCTGGCTGAGGTCATTCAGGCGTTCGCAGCCCCGGAAAACGCCGTACGTATGGAAGAGGCTCGGGACAATGCTTGCAATGACATGGGCAAGATGCTGCAGTTCGTGCTCCCCGTGGCTACGCAGATCCAGCAGGAGGTCCTCAAGGCCTACGGCTTCAGCTGCGATGGGGAAG GTGTCCTGAAGTTTGCCAGGCTGGTGAAGTCCTATGAAGCTCAAGATCCTGAGATTGCCAGCTTGTCTGGGAAGTTGAAGGCCCTGTTTCTGCCCCCTATGACTCTGCCCCCCCATGGGCCTGGATTAGGGGGCAGCGTGGCAGCCTCCTGA
- the ATN1 gene encoding atrophin-1 yields MKTRQNKDSMSMRSGRKKEAPGPREELRLRGRASPGGVSTSSSDGKAEKSRQTAKKARAEECSTPKTSKQGRNEEISESESEETSAPKKTKTEPELPRPQSPSDLDSLDGRSLNDDASSDPRDIDQDNRSTSPSIYSPGSVENDSDSSSGLSQGPAHPYHPPPLFPPSPLPPDSNPRPPEPGFEPHSSVPATDYHSTMESPGPRMFQAPSGPPPHSQLYSGGSGGGILSGPPLGPKGGGAAPPVGPPSGAKQHPPPTTPISLSGPGSGGPP; encoded by the exons ATGAAGACTCGACAGAACAAAGATTCA ATGTCAATGAGGAGTGGACGGAAGAAAGAGGCCCCTGGGCCAAGGGAAGAGCTGAGATTGAGAGGCCGGGCCTCCCCTGGTGGGGTCAGTACCTCCAGCAGTGATGGCAAAGCTGAGAAATCCAGGCAGACTGCCAAG aaGGCCCGAGCAGAGGAGTGCTCCACCCCAAAGACCAGCAAGCAGGGTCGTAATGAGGAGATCTCAGAGAGTGAAAGCGAAGAGACGAGTGCACCCAAGAAGACCAAAACCGAG CCGGAGCTGCCAAGGCCACAGTCGCCCTCTGATCTAGACAGCCTGGATGGGAGAAGTTTGAATGATGATGCCAGCAGTGACCCAAGGGACATTGACCAGGACAACCGAAGCACATCCCCTAGCATCTACAGCCCTGGAAGTGTGGAAAATGATTCTGACTCATCTTCTGGTTTATCCCAGGGTCCTGCCCACCCTTATCATCCACCCCCACtctttccaccctctcccctaccCCCAGATAGCAACCCCCGTCCTCCAGAGCCTGGCTTTGAACCTCATTCCTCAGTGCCGGCCACTGACTACCACTCTACCATGGAGTCCCCAGGTCCTCGGATGTTCCAGGCCCCATCTGGACCCCCACCTCATTCACAGCTCTATTCTGGGGGATCTGGAGGGGGCATCTTGTCTGGGCCCCCATTAGGTCCCAAGGGGGGAGGGGCTGCCCCTCCTGTGGGGCCTCCTAGTGGAGCTAAGCAACATCCCCCACCCACTACCCCCATTTCACTGTCAGGCCCTGGATCAGGTGGACCACCCTAA